Below is a window of Paramagnetospirillum magneticum AMB-1 DNA.
CAGACGCGGCAATTGCTCGGTGCCCCGCCCCGCCTCGCCATGGCACGAGGCGCAAGGGGCGATGCCGGAATAGCGGTTGCCGCTGTGGAAGATGTACTTGCCCACGGCGGCGAAATCGGGATCGGAAGGGCGCCGGGACTGGGGCTTCTTGCCGCTGAAATAACCGGCCAGCCCGGCGATCTCGTCGTCGGTCAGGTCCTTGGCCATCTCGTTCATGGTGCCCTTGCGCCGTCCATCGCGGAAATCCTTGAGCTGCTTGACCACATAGGTCTCGTTCTGGGCGGCCAGACGGGGATAGACCGAAGTGGCCGCCTCGCCATCGACGCCGTGGCACAGGGAGCAGCGCTCGGTCACAAGCTCCCTGACCCGGGGCTTGATGTCGGCAGCCTGGGCGGGAAGGATCAGCATCACGACACAGGCGGCCGGCATCAGACCATTGCGCAGAATCCCCATCGCCCCCTCCGTCGATAAATCAGGCATCCTGATTGCCTGAAATCAGCCCCTCCCGTCCAGCGGAAACAATTCGTTAGAATCCGGAGACACTTGGGCAACGACAAGCGGCTAGACCTTTGGGCAAAATATTGGAAGGGAGAGTCCTTAAATGTCCTCGAATCCGTATGAACTGGGCCTCGACAGGAACGCCGCCAACTTCGTGGCGCTGACGCCGCTCACCTTCCTCGAGCGCGCCGCCGCCGTGTGGCCCGACCGTCTGGCCGTCATCCACGGCCCGGTGCGCCGCACCTGGGCCGAGACCTTCGTGCGTTGCCGCAAGCTGGCCGCCGCGCTGACGGCGCGCGGCATCGGCCTGGGCGATACCGTGGCGCTGATGGGCGCCAACACCCCCGAGACCTTCGAAGCTCATTTCGGCGTGCCGCTGACCGGCGCCGTCCTGAACGCCATCAACACCCGTCTCGACGCCGACGCCATCACCTTCATCCTCAACCACGCCGAGGCCAAGATCCTCATCACCGACCGCGAGTTCTCGCCCGTGGTCAAGAAGGCCCTGGCCGCGCTGGGCCGCACCATTCCGGTGATCGACATCGACGATCCCCAGTTCAAGGGCGGCGAATTGCTGGGCGAAAAGAATTACGAGCAGCTTCTCGACGAAGCGGCCTCCGAGGCGCCCTGGACCCTGCCCACCGACGAGTGGCAGGCCATCGCCCTGAACTACACCTCGGGCACCACCGGCAACCCCAAGGGCGTGGTCTATCACCATCGCGGCGCCCACCTCAACGCGGTGTCCAATGCACTGTCCTGGCAGATGGGCGACAACACGGTCTACCTGTGGACGCTGCCCATGTTCCACTGCAACGGCTGGTGCTTCCCCTGGACCATGGCGGTGGTGGCCGGAACCAGCGTCTGCCTGCGCCATGTGCGCGTCGACGCCATCATGGGCGCCATCCGCGACGAGAAGGTGACCAATTTCTGCGGCGCGCCCATCGTGCTCAACATGATCAACAATGCGCCCGCCGCCCTCAAGGAGGGCATCAGCCACGCCGTCAAGGTGATGACCGCCGGCGCCGCCCCGCCCGCCCCCGTCATCGCCGGCATGGAGCGCATGGGCTGGGAAGTGACCCACGTCTACGGCCTGACCGAGTGCTACGGCCCCACCGTCCAGTGCGTCTGGCACGACAAGTGGAACGGCCTTTCCATCGACGAGAAGGCCCAGATCAAGGCGCGCCAGGGCGTGCGCGGCCCCATGCTGGAAGGCCTGATGATCGCCGATCCCATCAGCCTGGAGCCCGCGCCTAAGGACGGCAAGACGGTGGGCGAGATCTTCATGCGCGGCAACAACGTCATGAAGGGCTATCTCAAGAACGAAAAGGCCACCGAGGAGGCTTTCGCCGGCGGCTGGTTCCACACTGGCGATTTGGCCGTCTGCCATCCCGACGGCTATATCGAGATCAAGGACCGCTCCAAGGACATCATCATTTCGGGTGGCGAGAACATCTCGTCCATCGAGGTGGAAGACATCCTTTATGCCCATCTTGCCGTGCTGGAAGCCGCCGTGGTGGCCCGGCCCGACGAGAAATGGGGTGAAACGCCCTGCGCCTTCATCGCTCTGAAGGATGGCGCCGAGGCCACCGAAGCCGATATCATCACCTTCTGCCGCGAACGCATGGCCCACTTCAAGGTCCCCAGGACCATCGTGTTCGGCGGTCTGCCCAAGACCTCCACCGGCAAGGTCCAGAAGTTCATGCTGCGCCAGAAGGCCAAGGAGCTGTGATGACCAAGGTACTCGTCGCGATCAAGCGTGTGATCGATTACAACGTGAAGATTCGGGTGAAGTCGGACGGTTCGGGCGTCGAGACCCAAAACGTGAAGTTCTCCATGAACCCGTTCGACGAGATCGCGGTTGAGGAGGCGGTTCGCCTCAAGGAAGCGGGCAAGGCCACGGAAGTGGTGGTGGTCTCCATCGGCCCGGCCGCCGCGTCGGAGACGCTGCGCACGGCGCTGGCCATGGGCGCCGACCGTGGCGTGCTGGTCCAGACCGATGACGAGGTCCAGCCCCTGGGCGTGGCCAAGGTCTTGAAGGCGCTGGTGGCCAAGGAGGCTCCCGGGCTGATCATCCTGGGCAAGCAGGCCATCGACGACGATTCCAACCAGACCGGCCAGATGCTGGCGGCGCTGCTGGGCTGTGCCCAGGGCACCTTCGCCAGCAAGGTGGAGATCGGCGCCGATGCCATCACCGTCACCCGCGAGGTGGACGGCGGGCTGGAGACGGTGTCGCTGAAGCTGCCGGCGGTGGTGACCACCGACCTGCGCCTCAACGAGCCGCGCTATGCCTCGCTGCCCAACATCATGAAGGCCAAGAAGAAGCTCATCGACACGGTGTCGCCGGCCGATCTGGGCGTCGACGTGGCGCCGCGCCTAGTGACGCTGTCGGTGGCCGAGCCGCCCAAGCGCAGCGCCGGCATCAAGGTGGCCGACGTGGCCGCCCTGGTCGACAAGCTGAAGAACGAAGCCAAGGTGATCTGACGGCACGACCGGGCGATTGCCCGGACCCATTTGGGGCGATGCCCCAAACCCCCTTTGAATTCAAAAGGGGTCCGGGGTCTTCCCCGGTCGGGGTGCGGGGCGGAAGCCCCGACGTGGCCAGGACAAGGAACGAAAAGACATGACCATTCTGGTTATCGCGGAACATGAAGGCGGCGCTCTCAAATCCGCCACGCTGAACACCGTTTCCGCCGCTTCCAAGATCGGCGGCGACGTGCATGTGCTGGTGGCCGGCTCGGGCATCGGCGCGGTGGCCGAGGCCGCCGCCAAGGTGGCGGGCGTCGCCAAGGTGCTGTCGGCCGACGCCGCCCTTTACGCCAACCATCTGGCCGAGCCGCTGGCCGCCCTGGTGGTGAGCCTTGCCGGGTCCTATTCCCACATCCTGGCGCCGGCCACTACGGGGGGCAAGAACGTGGCGCCCCGCGTCGCCGCCCTGCTGGACGTGGCGCAGATCTCCGAGATCACCGCCGTGGTGTCGCCCGACACCTTCGTGCGCCCCATCTATGCCGGCAACGCCCTGGCCACCGCGCAGTCCAAGGACGCGGTCAAGGTGATCACCGTGCGCGGCACCGGCTTCGAGGCCGCCAAGGCCGAGGGCGGCTCCGCCGCCGTGGAAGCCGTGTCGGCCGCCGCCGATCCGGCCCTGTCGTCCTTCGTCGGCAGCCAGCTGTCCAAGTCCGAGCGTCCGGAACTGACCTCGGCCCGGATCATCATCTCGGGCGGTCGCGGCATGCAGTCGGGCGACAACTTCCACCTGCTGGAAGCCGTGGCCGACAAGCTGGGCGCCGCGGTGGGCGCCTCGCGCGCCGCCGTGGACGCCGGCTTCGTGCCCAACGACTTCCAGGTGGGCCAGACCGGCAAGATCGTCGCCCCCGACCTCTACATCGCCGTCGGCATCTCGGGCGCCATCCAGCACCTGGCCGGCATGAAGGATTCCAAGGTCATCGTCGCCATCAACAAGGACGAAGAGGCCCCCATCTTCCAGGTCGCCGATTACGGTCTGGTCGCGGATCTCTTCAAGGTGTTGCCGGACCTTTCCAACGCGCTGGGAGCCTGAGCCATGACCACCTACATTCCGCCGCTGCGCGATATCCGCTTCACCATGGAAGAGGTGGTGGGCCTGGACGCCATCACCGCCCTGCCCGGCTTCGAGGACGCCACCTCGGAAACCGCCGATTCCATCCTGACCGAGGCGGGCCACATCGCCGAGGGCGTGCTGTCCCCCCTGAACCGGGCCGGCGACGAGGACGGCGCCCGGCAGGAGAACGGCGTGGTGCGGACCACGCCGGGCTGGAAGGACG
It encodes the following:
- a CDS encoding acyl-CoA synthetase, with protein sequence MSSNPYELGLDRNAANFVALTPLTFLERAAAVWPDRLAVIHGPVRRTWAETFVRCRKLAAALTARGIGLGDTVALMGANTPETFEAHFGVPLTGAVLNAINTRLDADAITFILNHAEAKILITDREFSPVVKKALAALGRTIPVIDIDDPQFKGGELLGEKNYEQLLDEAASEAPWTLPTDEWQAIALNYTSGTTGNPKGVVYHHRGAHLNAVSNALSWQMGDNTVYLWTLPMFHCNGWCFPWTMAVVAGTSVCLRHVRVDAIMGAIRDEKVTNFCGAPIVLNMINNAPAALKEGISHAVKVMTAGAAPPAPVIAGMERMGWEVTHVYGLTECYGPTVQCVWHDKWNGLSIDEKAQIKARQGVRGPMLEGLMIADPISLEPAPKDGKTVGEIFMRGNNVMKGYLKNEKATEEAFAGGWFHTGDLAVCHPDGYIEIKDRSKDIIISGGENISSIEVEDILYAHLAVLEAAVVARPDEKWGETPCAFIALKDGAEATEADIITFCRERMAHFKVPRTIVFGGLPKTSTGKVQKFMLRQKAKEL
- a CDS encoding electron transfer flavoprotein subunit beta/FixA family protein, with product MTKVLVAIKRVIDYNVKIRVKSDGSGVETQNVKFSMNPFDEIAVEEAVRLKEAGKATEVVVVSIGPAAASETLRTALAMGADRGVLVQTDDEVQPLGVAKVLKALVAKEAPGLIILGKQAIDDDSNQTGQMLAALLGCAQGTFASKVEIGADAITVTREVDGGLETVSLKLPAVVTTDLRLNEPRYASLPNIMKAKKKLIDTVSPADLGVDVAPRLVTLSVAEPPKRSAGIKVADVAALVDKLKNEAKVI
- a CDS encoding c-type cytochrome, whose translation is MGILRNGLMPAACVVMLILPAQAADIKPRVRELVTERCSLCHGVDGEAATSVYPRLAAQNETYVVKQLKDFRDGRRKGTMNEMAKDLTDDEIAGLAGYFSGKKPQSRRPSDPDFAAVGKYIFHSGNRYSGIAPCASCHGEAGRGTEQLPRLAGQHPAYVEGQLMEFVSGSRTNDKSIMHAVATKLTTLEMKAVASYIGGLE
- a CDS encoding electron transfer flavoprotein subunit alpha/FixB family protein, which produces MTILVIAEHEGGALKSATLNTVSAASKIGGDVHVLVAGSGIGAVAEAAAKVAGVAKVLSADAALYANHLAEPLAALVVSLAGSYSHILAPATTGGKNVAPRVAALLDVAQISEITAVVSPDTFVRPIYAGNALATAQSKDAVKVITVRGTGFEAAKAEGGSAAVEAVSAAADPALSSFVGSQLSKSERPELTSARIIISGGRGMQSGDNFHLLEAVADKLGAAVGASRAAVDAGFVPNDFQVGQTGKIVAPDLYIAVGISGAIQHLAGMKDSKVIVAINKDEEAPIFQVADYGLVADLFKVLPDLSNALGA